Part of the Halodesulfurarchaeum formicicum genome is shown below.
AAACTACTACACGCCACCGGCGGATAAGGATTGGCGGGGATCGCTGACTGCCAGATCCTGTCCGCAGTGAACGGCCCTGTGCAGTAGTGCACACGTATTTATCGCTCGGCCCCTATCCATCGGGTATGACCGCAGGCGACTTCGCGGAGTACGGCGGTCGGCACGTGCCCGAACCGCTCGCAGAGCCACTGGAACGCCTCGCAGACACCTACGACGAGTACAAGGACGACCCCGACTTTCAGGCGGCCCTCGCCGACCTGCGGGAGTCCTTCGCGGGGCGACCCACGCCGCTGTATCACGCCGAGACACTCAGCGAGCAGTTCGGCGCGGAGATCTACCTCAAGCGCGAGGACCTCCTCCACGGCGGCGCCCACAAGATCAACAACGCCCTCGGGCAGGGGCTGCTCGCCGACCGGGCGGGGAAGACTCGTCTCATTGCCGAGACCGGGGCCGGCCAGCACGGCGTCGCGACCGCCATGGTCGGGGCCGCACTGGACCTCCCCACGGAGATCTACATGGGCGAGAAGGACGTGACCCGCCAGCGGATGAACGTCTTCCGCATGCGGCTGCTCGGCGCGGAGGTAAACGAGGTCACGACCGGCGACGCGGGGCTCGCCGAGGCCGTGGACGCCGCCCTCGAGGATTTTGCGGCGAACGTCGCGGACACCCACTATCTGGTGGGGAGTGCGGTCGGCCCCGACCCGTTCCCGCGCATGGTCCGGGACTTCCAGTCGGTCATCGGGCAGGAAGCCCGCGAGCAGTTCCAGGACCGGGTGGGTGAACTCCCGGACGCCGCGGTCGCGTGTGTCGGGGGCGGCTCGAACGCCATCGGGCTCTTTCATGCCTTCCGGGACGACGACGTGGCCTTCTACGGCGCCGAGGGCGGCGGTGAGGGTGGCGACTCGAAACGCCACGCCGCCCCGCTGGCTGCCGGCGAGGACGGCACGCTGCACGGGATGGCCACCCGGGTGCTCCCGGAAGACACCGAGGTGCACTCGGTCTCGGCGGGCCTGGACTACCCGGGAGTCGGGCCCGAGCACGCCATGTTCCGGGCGATCGGGCGGGCGGAGTACCGGGCGGTTACCGACGACGAGGCCCTGGCGGCGTTCCGGACACTTTCGGAGGCTGAAGGGATCATTCCGGCCCTCGAATCGAGTCACGCCATCGCGCTGGCCGCGGACCTGGCGTCGGAACACGACACGATCCTGATCAACCTCTCCGGGCGCGGGGACAAGGACATGGACATCGCCGCCGAGCACTTCGATCTGAGCGCGTAATCCGGCCCGAACGGTTATCCCCGTCTCGACCCCAGGTTCGGGTATGTCGACAGGGCTATTCTCCGAACTCTCGCTGCGATCGGTGCGGGCGCGAAATCGCCTGGCGCTCTCGCCGATGTGTCAGTACTCCGCTGGGGCCGACGGGGTCGCGACCGAGTGGCACCGGGTCCACTACGGCTCCCGGGCGGTCGGCGGGGCCGGGATCGTCATTCAGGAAGCCACGGCCGTCGAGCCGCGGGGCCGCATCACGTCCCACGACCTGGGGCTCTGGAACGACGAGCAGGCCGAGGCGCTGGCGCCGATCGCTGACTTTGTCGCCGAGCAGGGTGCGGTCCCGGCGATCCAACTCGCTCACGCGGGGCGCAAGGCCTCGACGACCCGGCCCTGGGAGGGCTCCGAACCGCTGCAGCCGGAGGCGGGCGGCTGGACTGTCGTCGGGCCGAGTGGCCAGCCCTACCCATACGAGGGCGCGGCCCCGCCGACCGAACGGCTCGACCCGAACGACATCGAGGCGATAGTCGAGTCCTTCGGCGCGGCAGCCGAGCGGGCGATCGAGGCCGGGTTCCAGGCTGTCGAGATCCACGCGGCCCACGGCTATCTGCTCCACGAGTTCCTCTCGCCGGTCACGAACCAGCGAACCGACGCCTACGGCGGGGACTTCGAGGGCCGGACCCGCGTAGCCCGCGAGGTGTACGACACGGTGCGGGAGGCCGTCGGGGAGGAGATTCCGGTCTTCATGCGTGTCTCGGGCACCGACTGGCTGCCCGAACCGTCCTGGACGATCGAGGACACGGTCGAACTCGGCTCGATCCTCGCCGATCGGGGGCTGGACTTCCTCGACGTTTCGAGTGGCGGTATCCACCCGGACCAGCAGATCGACTATGCGGGGCCGAACTACCAGGTCGCCCTCGCCGAGCAGGTGCGTGCGGAGACAGACCTGCCCACCGTGGGGGCCGTCGGGGCGATCACGACGCCCGAACAGGGCGAGGCCCTGATCCGAAACGACCGGGCCGACGTGGCCATCGTCGGGCGCAAGTTTCTCAACGACCCGTACTTCGGACTCCGGGCTGCAGAGTCTCTGTACGAGGTCGAGCCCGACGTGCCGGCCCAGTACCGTCGCGGCTGGTAGGCAACGATTTATGCCGCCTCGGATCGGGGTTTCGAGCAGATGCAGCAGTACCTCGATCTCGTGGAATCGGTGCTCCGGACCGGAACCTACGAGGAGAACCGGACCGGCGTCGACACGCTGGCCGACTTCTCCCAGCACTACACGGTTGACCTGCAGGCCGGCTTCCCGCTCTTGACGACCAAGGACCTCTCGCGGGCCCGGTGGAACTCGCTGGTCCAGGAGTTGCTCTGGTATCTCTCCGGGGAGGAGCACATCCGCGCCCTCCGCGAGGAGACCGGGATCTGGGACGCCTGGGCCGACGAGGCGGGGCATCTCGACACGGCTTACGGGCGGTTCTGGCGTCGGTACCCGGTGCCAGCGGAAGCCGACCGCCTGCCCGGCGAGTCCTGGCCCGACCCGGACAGTCAGTATCTGAACGAGGAGGGGACCTTCGACCAGATCGCCTACGTGCTCGATGGCCTGCAGCACAACCCCGAGAGCCGGCGGCTGGTGGTCAACGCCTGGCACCCGGCCAACGCCGCGGACTCGACGCTCCCGCCGTGTCACTACACCTTCGTCTTCAACGTCCAGGACGGTCGGCTCAACACGCACCTCCAGCAGCGTTCGGGGGACATCGCGCTGGGGATCCCGTTCAACATCGCCTCGTACGCGTTGCTCACTCACGCGGTCGCGAACCAGGTCGGGCTCCCCGTCGGGGAGTTCGGCCACAGCATCGTCGACGCCCACATCTACCTGGGCAAAGGCGAGCGCGGGTCGTGGTACGAGGATCACGCCGCGGAGCTGCGAGAACGGGTCAGTGCCGTCGAGGAGAAATCGGGGTACACCGCCATCCGAGAGTGGATCGAGGCAAACGCTCCGCCGGACCCCGAGGGCTACGATCACGTGCCGGGCCTGTTGACCCAACTGACCAGAACGCCCCGGGATCGCCCCGAGATCGAGATCGCGGATCGGCCCCTGGATTCGCTCACGGCCGCGGACATCACCCTCTCGGGCTACGACCCCGCACCCGCGATCGACTTCGCGGTGGCCGAATGAAGATCGCGCTCATCGCCGCGGTCGCGGAGAACGGCGTGATCGGCGACAGCAAGTCGATCCCCTGGCACTACCCCGCCGATCTGGCACACTTCAAGGAGTGTACCGTCGGTCACCCGGTGATCATGGGCCGGCGAACCTACGAGGCGATCGTCGACCGCCTCGGCGAGCCACTTCCCGACCGGCTGAACGTGGTCCTCTCCACGAACGGGATCGACGTGATGGAGGGGGCCGTGCAGGTCGAGAGTATCCCCGAGGCCATCGAGGTCGCAGCCGCGACTGACTCCGAGATCGCCTTCGTCGCCGGCGGCGGCTCGATCTACGAGCAGTTCCTCCCCCGGGCTGATCGACTCTACATCACCGAGATCCCCGAATCGCCGACCGGCGATACCCACTTCCCGGAGTGGGACCGGGATCGGTGGGAACTCATCGAGCAGGACGAACGGGGCGATCTCGTTTTTGCCACCTACGAGCGCTCGCGCTAACGGACCGAAAAATCCGAGAAACCGGCCGCGAGTGAACCGTTACTCCGAAACGGTGATCGCGTCGACGGGGCAGGCCTCGGCGGCCTCCTTCGCGCGGTCGATGTCGCCGGCGTCTTCGAGTTCTTCCATCCCGTCGACGACGTGAGCGAACCCGTCGTCGCCCATCTCGAAGATGTCG
Proteins encoded:
- the trpB gene encoding tryptophan synthase subunit beta; translation: MTAGDFAEYGGRHVPEPLAEPLERLADTYDEYKDDPDFQAALADLRESFAGRPTPLYHAETLSEQFGAEIYLKREDLLHGGAHKINNALGQGLLADRAGKTRLIAETGAGQHGVATAMVGAALDLPTEIYMGEKDVTRQRMNVFRMRLLGAEVNEVTTGDAGLAEAVDAALEDFAANVADTHYLVGSAVGPDPFPRMVRDFQSVIGQEAREQFQDRVGELPDAAVACVGGGSNAIGLFHAFRDDDVAFYGAEGGGEGGDSKRHAAPLAAGEDGTLHGMATRVLPEDTEVHSVSAGLDYPGVGPEHAMFRAIGRAEYRAVTDDEALAAFRTLSEAEGIIPALESSHAIALAADLASEHDTILINLSGRGDKDMDIAAEHFDLSA
- a CDS encoding ferredoxin, translated to MAEVEVDQDLCIADQVCASMHPDIFEMGDDGFAHVVDGMEELEDAGDIDRAKEAAEACPVDAITVSE
- a CDS encoding dihydrofolate reductase, with amino-acid sequence MKIALIAAVAENGVIGDSKSIPWHYPADLAHFKECTVGHPVIMGRRTYEAIVDRLGEPLPDRLNVVLSTNGIDVMEGAVQVESIPEAIEVAAATDSEIAFVAGGGSIYEQFLPRADRLYITEIPESPTGDTHFPEWDRDRWELIEQDERGDLVFATYERSR
- a CDS encoding NADH:flavin oxidoreductase/NADH oxidase, which produces MSTGLFSELSLRSVRARNRLALSPMCQYSAGADGVATEWHRVHYGSRAVGGAGIVIQEATAVEPRGRITSHDLGLWNDEQAEALAPIADFVAEQGAVPAIQLAHAGRKASTTRPWEGSEPLQPEAGGWTVVGPSGQPYPYEGAAPPTERLDPNDIEAIVESFGAAAERAIEAGFQAVEIHAAHGYLLHEFLSPVTNQRTDAYGGDFEGRTRVAREVYDTVREAVGEEIPVFMRVSGTDWLPEPSWTIEDTVELGSILADRGLDFLDVSSGGIHPDQQIDYAGPNYQVALAEQVRAETDLPTVGAVGAITTPEQGEALIRNDRADVAIVGRKFLNDPYFGLRAAESLYEVEPDVPAQYRRGW
- the thyA gene encoding thymidylate synthase, coding for MQQYLDLVESVLRTGTYEENRTGVDTLADFSQHYTVDLQAGFPLLTTKDLSRARWNSLVQELLWYLSGEEHIRALREETGIWDAWADEAGHLDTAYGRFWRRYPVPAEADRLPGESWPDPDSQYLNEEGTFDQIAYVLDGLQHNPESRRLVVNAWHPANAADSTLPPCHYTFVFNVQDGRLNTHLQQRSGDIALGIPFNIASYALLTHAVANQVGLPVGEFGHSIVDAHIYLGKGERGSWYEDHAAELRERVSAVEEKSGYTAIREWIEANAPPDPEGYDHVPGLLTQLTRTPRDRPEIEIADRPLDSLTAADITLSGYDPAPAIDFAVAE